One Halobaculum roseum DNA segment encodes these proteins:
- a CDS encoding UPF0058 family protein, with amino-acid sequence MHKDELLELHEQMVTIMEHFSEREEVDESLFEPYHELSVDPSHVHKSKSEHKHAVFVLGNALASAMSEDEFSNAGRVGKRMEELADDAESKL; translated from the coding sequence ATGCACAAGGACGAACTCCTCGAACTCCACGAGCAGATGGTCACGATCATGGAGCACTTCTCCGAGCGTGAGGAGGTCGACGAGTCACTGTTCGAGCCGTATCACGAACTGAGCGTCGACCCCTCGCACGTCCACAAGTCAAAGAGCGAGCACAAACACGCCGTCTTCGTGCTCGGGAACGCCCTCGCGTCGGCGATGTCCGAGGACGAGTTCTCCAACGCCGGCCGCGTCGGCAAGCGCATGGAGGAGCTCGCCGACGACGCCGAGTCCAAGCTCTGA
- a CDS encoding competence/damage-inducible protein A has protein sequence MKVALVTVGDELLAGDTVNTNASWLGERLTGRGVAVERVTTVPDRVDDIAGVVREYRDAYDAVVVTGGVGPTHDDVTMDGVAAAVGVDLAPSDEALAYLTEHGGYAADDLTEGTTHLPAGARVIHNEEGVAPGCVIDSVYVLPGVPTEMKAMFESVAEEFAGDEPHTATVETPEPESRLLDRLSAVRERYDVAVGSYPGETVRVKFTGTDEAHVADAADWFRERVETAESTPAAED, from the coding sequence ATGAAGGTCGCACTCGTCACCGTCGGCGACGAACTGCTCGCGGGCGACACGGTGAACACCAACGCCTCGTGGCTCGGCGAGCGGCTGACGGGCCGCGGCGTCGCCGTCGAGCGCGTGACGACCGTCCCCGACCGCGTCGACGACATCGCGGGCGTTGTTCGCGAGTATCGCGACGCCTACGACGCGGTGGTGGTCACCGGCGGCGTCGGCCCGACCCACGACGACGTGACGATGGACGGCGTCGCCGCCGCCGTCGGCGTCGACCTCGCCCCCAGCGACGAGGCGCTCGCGTACCTCACCGAGCACGGCGGCTACGCGGCCGACGACCTCACCGAGGGGACTACCCACCTCCCGGCGGGGGCGCGCGTCATCCACAACGAGGAGGGCGTCGCGCCCGGCTGTGTGATCGACTCGGTCTACGTGCTCCCGGGCGTCCCCACCGAGATGAAGGCGATGTTCGAGTCGGTCGCCGAGGAGTTCGCCGGCGACGAGCCACACACCGCGACCGTCGAGACGCCCGAGCCCGAGTCGCGCCTGCTCGACCGGCTCTCGGCGGTCCGCGAGCGATACGACGTGGCGGTCGGCTCCTACCCCGGCGAGACGGTGCGCGTGAAGTTCACGGGCACCGACGAGGCGCACGTCGCCGACGCCGCCGACTGGTTCCGCGAGCGTGTGGAGACCGCGGAGTCGACGCCGGCGGCCGAGGACTGA
- a CDS encoding sulfite oxidase-like oxidoreductase, translated as MSSEVTDHTDLYEEFSDERLPPGQRKTDRFPVLSKSGTPDWHRDDWRFEVWGAVDEDLTFTYDEFRDLAAETQRQDFHCVTGWSKFDCEFTGVTFPQLAELAGVRDDAEWVMFHALDGYTTDLPLAECDREEVLFVYDYDGERLPDDHGGPLRVVTPHKYAYKGAKWVTGVEFLTEPERGYWEKRGYSDTANPWEEERYS; from the coding sequence ATGAGCAGCGAGGTCACCGACCACACGGACCTCTACGAGGAGTTCTCCGACGAGCGGCTCCCGCCCGGCCAGCGGAAGACCGACCGGTTCCCCGTCCTGTCGAAGTCGGGGACTCCCGATTGGCACCGCGACGACTGGCGCTTCGAGGTGTGGGGCGCCGTCGACGAGGACCTGACGTTCACGTACGACGAGTTCCGCGATCTCGCCGCGGAGACGCAGCGGCAGGACTTCCACTGCGTCACCGGCTGGTCGAAGTTCGACTGCGAGTTCACGGGCGTCACCTTCCCGCAGTTGGCCGAACTCGCCGGCGTCCGCGACGACGCCGAGTGGGTGATGTTCCACGCCCTCGACGGCTACACGACGGACCTTCCTCTCGCGGAGTGCGACCGCGAGGAGGTGCTGTTCGTCTACGACTACGACGGCGAGCGGCTGCCCGACGACCACGGCGGTCCGCTTCGGGTCGTCACGCCCCACAAGTACGCGTACAAGGGCGCCAAGTGGGTGACCGGCGTGGAGTTCCTCACCGAGCCCGAGCGCGGGTACTGGGAGAAGCGGGGGTACTCCGACACCGCGAACCCGTGGGAGGAAGAGCGGTACAGCTAG
- a CDS encoding isochorismate synthase, protein MNPPDGEAGAALVPDADAALVSRSCEVSDVSFGSFLAAGDRHRVHWAAPDGLEVVGGGAAARLTADGPDRFETLRRDAETLFSSVDHDGPAATRPRVFGGLAFGADHDAAGVWEGFPAAAFTLPAVQLTRVDDGTYLTVTRYGPDADADGAEEALAAARDRLDDLPMMRARGEKPGVVDTEWLVDREEWTAQVASVIDRIRGGDLRKVVLATALRVDLAGEIDIPDTLGRLRRTYPECYRFLVQPTDGKGFFGPPPERLVRREGEVVETEALAGSMPRGDTPEADAEYARSLLESDKLQHEQRLVVDTICEQLDAFGTVGEGQQDVRKLTNIQHLQTPINAVLDGDTHVLTLVEALHPTPAVGGLPLDLALSTIRETETWDRGWYASPVGWFDAAGDGEFAVGIRSGVAGGREATLFAGNGIVGDSDPADEWDELQPKVRPIMDELEREARTE, encoded by the coding sequence ATGAACCCGCCGGACGGCGAGGCCGGTGCCGCGCTCGTTCCCGACGCGGACGCGGCGCTGGTGAGCCGGAGCTGCGAGGTGTCGGACGTCTCCTTCGGGTCGTTCCTCGCGGCCGGGGACCGCCACCGGGTCCACTGGGCCGCCCCCGACGGCCTCGAAGTGGTCGGCGGCGGCGCGGCCGCGCGCCTCACGGCCGACGGCCCGGACCGCTTCGAGACGCTGCGGCGCGACGCCGAGACCCTGTTCTCGTCGGTCGACCACGACGGCCCCGCGGCGACGCGCCCCCGCGTGTTCGGCGGCCTCGCGTTCGGCGCGGACCACGACGCCGCGGGCGTCTGGGAGGGCTTTCCCGCGGCCGCGTTCACCCTCCCTGCCGTCCAGCTCACCCGCGTCGACGACGGGACCTACCTCACCGTGACGCGGTACGGCCCGGACGCGGACGCCGACGGCGCCGAGGAGGCGCTTGCGGCCGCCCGCGACCGCCTCGACGACCTCCCGATGATGCGGGCCCGCGGCGAGAAGCCCGGCGTCGTCGACACGGAGTGGCTCGTCGACCGCGAGGAGTGGACGGCTCAGGTGGCGAGCGTGATCGACCGCATCCGGGGCGGCGACCTCCGGAAGGTGGTGCTCGCGACGGCGCTGCGCGTCGACCTCGCGGGGGAGATCGACATCCCCGACACGCTCGGTCGCCTGCGGCGAACCTACCCCGAGTGCTACCGCTTCCTCGTTCAGCCGACCGACGGGAAGGGCTTCTTCGGCCCGCCGCCCGAGCGCCTCGTCCGCCGCGAGGGCGAGGTCGTCGAGACGGAGGCGCTGGCCGGGTCGATGCCCCGCGGCGACACACCCGAGGCGGACGCGGAGTACGCCCGCTCGCTCCTCGAATCCGACAAGCTCCAGCACGAACAGCGCCTCGTCGTCGACACGATCTGCGAGCAGCTGGACGCCTTCGGCACCGTCGGGGAGGGCCAGCAGGACGTGCGCAAGCTCACCAACATCCAGCACCTCCAGACGCCGATCAACGCCGTCCTCGACGGCGACACCCACGTCCTGACGCTGGTCGAGGCGCTACACCCGACGCCCGCGGTCGGCGGGCTGCCGCTCGATCTGGCCCTGTCGACCATCCGCGAGACGGAGACGTGGGACCGCGGGTGGTACGCCTCGCCGGTCGGCTGGTTCGACGCCGCCGGCGACGGCGAGTTCGCCGTCGGCATCCGCTCGGGCGTCGCCGGCGGCCGGGAGGCGACGCTGTTCGCCGGCAACGGCATCGTCGGCGACTCCGACCCCGCCGACGAGTGGGACGAACTCCAGCCGAAGGTGCGGCCGATCATGGACGAACTGGAGCGGGAGGCCCGGACGGAGTGA
- a CDS encoding PLP-dependent cysteine synthase family protein yields the protein MTTHRDPLDSVLETVGETPLVRVHAAPEAVPVYAKLESFNPGASVKDRIGAYMLERMLEEGTISPGGTVIEPTAGNTGIGFAVAAGQLDVNAVFVVPERFSVEKQQLMRALGAEVVNTPSEDGMGRAIERAHELAEELDDAVVPQQFSNPLNAEAHYATTAPEVFDALDGEVGAIVAGMGTGGTLMGMADYARDRGSDARIVGVQPEGSTYGDLFGEDAEEGEYKTEGIGTHDVSTNELVDPEKLDDLKTISDRAVHEEMARLAREEGQLVASSAAANSLAAIEVAEEIRDGDVDAPHDTVVTVFADSSERYLSKGVYREFEEWTG from the coding sequence ATGACCACCCATCGCGACCCCCTCGACTCCGTGTTGGAGACGGTCGGGGAGACGCCGCTCGTCCGGGTGCACGCCGCGCCCGAGGCGGTGCCGGTGTACGCGAAGCTCGAGTCGTTCAACCCCGGCGCGTCGGTGAAGGACCGCATCGGGGCGTACATGCTCGAACGGATGCTGGAGGAGGGGACGATCTCCCCGGGCGGGACCGTCATCGAGCCGACCGCGGGCAACACGGGCATCGGTTTCGCCGTCGCGGCCGGGCAGCTCGACGTGAATGCGGTGTTCGTCGTCCCCGAGCGATTCAGCGTCGAGAAGCAGCAGCTCATGCGCGCGCTCGGCGCGGAGGTGGTCAACACGCCCAGCGAGGACGGCATGGGACGCGCCATCGAGCGCGCCCACGAGCTCGCCGAGGAGCTCGACGACGCGGTCGTTCCCCAGCAGTTCTCGAACCCGCTGAACGCCGAGGCCCACTACGCGACGACCGCGCCCGAGGTGTTCGACGCGCTCGACGGCGAGGTCGGCGCGATCGTCGCGGGCATGGGCACCGGCGGGACGCTGATGGGGATGGCCGACTACGCCCGCGACCGGGGCTCGGACGCACGGATCGTCGGCGTCCAGCCCGAGGGGTCGACCTACGGCGACCTGTTCGGCGAGGACGCCGAGGAGGGCGAGTACAAGACCGAGGGGATCGGCACCCACGACGTGAGCACCAACGAGCTCGTCGACCCGGAGAAGCTGGACGACCTGAAGACGATCTCCGACCGCGCGGTCCACGAGGAGATGGCCCGGCTGGCCCGCGAGGAGGGCCAGTTGGTCGCCTCCAGCGCGGCCGCGAACTCGCTGGCGGCGATCGAGGTCGCCGAGGAGATCCGCGACGGCGACGTGGACGCGCCCCACGACACGGTCGTCACGGTGTTCGCCGACTCCAGCGAGCGGTACCTCTCGAAGGGCGTCTACCGCGAGTTCGAGGAGTGGACCGGCTGA
- a CDS encoding M24 family metallopeptidase, with product MSDAGEVEGVDAAVVEEKVAAAREAVAAGDADAWLSVGRETDVSPEPCFPYLLGFDVVWPTAVVVGPDSSAVVLGRHDAPTARDLDVHDVRAYDESIAEPLREVLDEMSAERVALNYDRDDVVADGLSHGLFLQLREYLPDREFTSASDLIRRLRGVKSETEYQRVRAAAMETEELLQTATATWTPGTTERAFADFLHERMTERGLDSAWAWDYCPTVHMGDREVGHTLPADHTVDEGELLHVDFGIRRDGYASDIQRLWVRGEASDGLRGAFRDVRAAIDAGHDALGPGAVGHEVDAAAREELTSRGWPAFEHAFGHQVGRAAHDGGTLLGPEWERYGEAPRHEVRPGEVYTMELGVATEWGYVGQEEMVRITETGTEWVVPPQTELRTL from the coding sequence ATGAGCGACGCAGGCGAGGTCGAGGGGGTAGACGCCGCGGTGGTCGAGGAGAAGGTCGCGGCCGCGCGGGAGGCGGTCGCCGCCGGCGACGCGGACGCGTGGCTGTCGGTCGGCCGCGAGACGGACGTGAGCCCGGAGCCGTGTTTCCCGTACCTGCTCGGGTTCGACGTGGTGTGGCCGACGGCGGTCGTCGTCGGCCCCGACTCGTCGGCGGTCGTGCTCGGCCGCCACGACGCCCCTACCGCCCGGGATCTGGACGTGCACGACGTGCGCGCGTACGACGAGTCGATCGCCGAGCCGCTTCGGGAGGTGCTCGATGAGATGAGCGCCGAGCGCGTCGCGCTCAACTACGACCGCGACGACGTGGTCGCCGACGGGCTCTCCCACGGGCTGTTCCTCCAGCTTCGGGAGTACCTCCCCGATCGCGAGTTCACGAGCGCGAGCGACCTGATCCGCAGGCTCAGGGGCGTGAAGTCCGAAACCGAGTACCAGCGCGTCCGGGCGGCCGCCATGGAAACCGAGGAGCTGCTTCAGACCGCGACGGCGACGTGGACGCCGGGGACGACCGAGCGGGCGTTCGCCGACTTCCTCCACGAGCGAATGACCGAGCGCGGGCTGGACTCCGCGTGGGCGTGGGACTACTGCCCGACCGTCCACATGGGCGACCGCGAGGTGGGGCACACGCTTCCCGCCGACCACACCGTCGACGAGGGCGAGCTGCTGCACGTCGACTTCGGGATCAGGCGCGACGGCTACGCCTCGGACATCCAGCGCCTCTGGGTTCGTGGGGAGGCGAGCGACGGGCTCCGGGGGGCGTTCCGCGACGTGCGCGCCGCGATCGACGCCGGCCACGACGCGCTCGGGCCGGGCGCCGTCGGCCACGAGGTCGACGCCGCCGCGCGCGAGGAGCTCACCTCGCGGGGGTGGCCGGCCTTCGAGCACGCCTTCGGGCACCAGGTCGGCCGGGCGGCCCACGACGGGGGGACCCTGCTCGGTCCGGAGTGGGAGCGCTACGGCGAGGCGCCGCGCCACGAGGTCCGCCCGGGGGAGGTGTACACGATGGAGCTGGGCGTCGCGACCGAGTGGGGGTACGTCGGCCAGGAGGAGATGGTTCGGATCACCGAAACGGGCACCGAGTGGGTCGTACCCCCGCAGACCGAGTTGCGGACGCTGTGA
- a CDS encoding DUF5798 family protein: MGLGSTAKKLQKVADMAEKLYAKVNEIRQQVESVRGSVEETESRVGALEHELAEQRALVEALAEEQGVDVDAVLEAVEAESEGDGDSAGDGSEGDSADSAGDGASADDGTDGDGTDDT, from the coding sequence ATGGGACTCGGAAGCACGGCCAAGAAACTCCAGAAAGTCGCCGACATGGCCGAGAAGCTGTACGCGAAGGTGAACGAGATCCGCCAGCAGGTCGAGTCCGTGCGGGGCTCGGTCGAGGAGACGGAGTCGCGAGTGGGCGCGCTCGAACACGAACTCGCCGAGCAGCGCGCGCTCGTCGAGGCGCTCGCGGAGGAGCAGGGCGTCGACGTGGACGCGGTGCTCGAGGCGGTCGAAGCCGAGAGCGAGGGCGACGGCGACTCGGCCGGGGACGGAAGCGAGGGCGACTCGGCCGACAGCGCCGGCGACGGAGCCTCCGCCGACGACGGGACCGACGGCGACGGAACCGACGATACCTGA
- a CDS encoding Cdc6/Cdc18 family protein, producing MDIEDRIARRQRTGDRRRLVLDEQQLSPVWHREEPIGRGPLIERLLDHFDPVFDGRAPPDGYLHGPGGAGKSAVATALADRLSASLSPPSDAVFTTTRGGSAPGVSFVYVDLRTADSAFEFSHAVLDALVAESVPRRGVGTDELHERLERRVRGAGPVVVVADHVGEPETVDVATVAERLDGVAGAFAWLAVGRADPDAVGVPDDAVVVDVEAYSRATLTDVLAARADAGLGQGALAHSAIRRLAEWAEGDAGVALSALLGAVEAASGDGDPVVDDADVEAGMAAVPWPCVPLGRVLALPENRVRTLACLVDLPPEERAPVGECAARIADRIDLTAATVERFLYELAETGVVERVRVDDSGGPGRPPSRVDPRFPTLAFRRLARRWNEDSSA from the coding sequence ATGGACATCGAGGATCGGATCGCACGGCGTCAACGCACCGGCGACCGCCGCCGGCTCGTGCTCGACGAGCAGCAACTGAGCCCGGTCTGGCACCGCGAGGAGCCGATCGGCCGGGGGCCGCTCATCGAGCGGTTGCTCGATCACTTCGATCCTGTTTTCGACGGCCGGGCGCCGCCCGACGGGTACCTCCACGGGCCGGGCGGGGCCGGGAAATCCGCCGTGGCGACCGCGCTCGCCGATCGGCTGTCGGCGTCGCTGTCGCCGCCGAGCGACGCCGTCTTCACCACGACCCGCGGGGGGAGCGCGCCCGGCGTCTCGTTCGTCTACGTCGACCTGCGGACGGCGGACTCGGCGTTCGAGTTCTCCCACGCCGTGCTCGACGCGCTCGTCGCGGAGTCGGTCCCGCGCCGCGGCGTCGGCACCGACGAGCTCCACGAGCGACTGGAGCGTCGCGTCCGCGGCGCCGGCCCGGTGGTGGTCGTCGCCGACCACGTCGGCGAACCCGAGACGGTCGACGTGGCGACGGTCGCCGAGCGGCTCGACGGCGTCGCCGGCGCGTTCGCGTGGCTCGCGGTCGGCCGGGCCGACCCCGACGCGGTCGGCGTCCCCGACGACGCCGTCGTCGTCGACGTGGAGGCGTACTCCCGCGCGACGCTCACGGACGTGCTCGCGGCGCGGGCCGACGCCGGGCTCGGACAGGGCGCGCTCGCACACTCGGCGATCCGGCGGCTCGCGGAGTGGGCCGAGGGCGACGCCGGCGTCGCGCTCTCGGCGCTGTTGGGCGCCGTCGAGGCCGCCTCCGGGGACGGCGATCCCGTCGTCGACGACGCCGACGTGGAGGCGGGGATGGCGGCCGTGCCGTGGCCGTGCGTTCCGCTTGGACGGGTGCTCGCGCTCCCGGAGAACCGGGTTCGGACGCTCGCGTGTCTCGTCGACCTCCCGCCGGAGGAACGCGCTCCCGTGGGCGAGTGCGCCGCGCGGATCGCCGACCGCATCGACCTGACGGCGGCCACCGTCGAGCGGTTCCTCTACGAGCTCGCCGAGACCGGCGTCGTCGAGCGCGTCAGGGTCGACGACTCCGGCGGCCCGGGGAGGCCCCCGAGCCGGGTCGACCCGCGGTTCCCGACGCTGGCGTTCCGGCGGCTCGCGCGTCGCTGGAACGAGGACTCGTCCGCCTGA
- the glpK gene encoding glycerol kinase GlpK → MPDTYVGAIDQGTTGTRFMVFDHAGQVVANAYEKHEQIYPEPGWVEHDPTEIWENTTTVVTRGLADAGLEASQLEAIGITNQRETTVVWDADSGRPVHNALVWQDRRTTDRVEELQAEDKVEWIRGKTGLEADAYFSATKTEWILDNAEPLKLQSSRGGGLRERAEAGELLMGTIDSWLIYNLTGNHITDVTNASRTMLYDIRELEWDDELLAEFDVPESMVPEVRPSSDEEYYGYTDPDGFLGAEVPVAGALGDQQAAMFGQTCFDEGDAKNTYGTGSFYLMNTGTEAVESDHGLLTTIGFQLSDEPVRYALEGSIFVTGAAIEWLEDVDLINNAAQTAELARSVDSTDGVYMVPAFTGLGAPHWDGRARGTIVGMTRGTRKEHIVRATLEAIAYQTRDVAEAMEADSGVETTSLRVDGGAVKNDFLCQLQSDIIQTEIARPEVDETTALGSAYAAGLAVGYWDSVDDLRQNWQVDREFTPEMDDADADAMYDRWGDAVERSLNWATED, encoded by the coding sequence ATGCCAGACACGTACGTCGGCGCGATCGATCAGGGAACGACAGGGACGCGATTCATGGTGTTCGACCACGCCGGGCAGGTGGTCGCCAACGCGTACGAGAAACACGAGCAGATCTATCCGGAGCCGGGGTGGGTCGAACACGACCCGACGGAGATCTGGGAGAACACGACGACGGTCGTCACGAGGGGGCTCGCCGACGCCGGGCTGGAGGCGAGCCAACTGGAGGCGATCGGCATCACGAACCAGCGCGAGACGACCGTCGTGTGGGACGCCGACAGCGGCCGTCCCGTCCACAACGCGCTCGTGTGGCAGGACCGCCGCACCACCGACCGCGTCGAGGAGTTACAGGCGGAGGACAAGGTCGAGTGGATCCGCGGCAAGACCGGCCTCGAGGCCGACGCGTACTTCTCGGCGACGAAGACCGAGTGGATCCTCGACAACGCCGAGCCGCTGAAGCTCCAGTCCTCCCGCGGCGGCGGGCTCCGCGAGCGCGCCGAGGCGGGGGAGCTGCTGATGGGAACGATCGACAGCTGGCTCATCTACAACCTGACGGGCAACCACATCACGGACGTGACGAACGCCTCGCGGACGATGCTGTACGACATCCGCGAGCTGGAGTGGGACGACGAGCTGCTCGCGGAGTTCGACGTTCCCGAGTCGATGGTGCCTGAGGTTCGTCCGTCCTCCGACGAGGAGTACTACGGGTACACCGACCCCGACGGCTTCCTCGGCGCCGAGGTCCCCGTGGCGGGGGCGCTCGGCGACCAGCAGGCCGCGATGTTCGGCCAGACGTGCTTCGACGAGGGCGACGCGAAGAACACCTACGGCACCGGGTCGTTCTACCTGATGAACACCGGCACCGAGGCCGTCGAGTCCGACCACGGCCTGCTCACGACGATCGGGTTCCAGCTGTCGGACGAGCCCGTCCGGTACGCGCTGGAGGGGTCGATCTTCGTCACCGGCGCCGCCATCGAGTGGCTGGAGGACGTGGACCTCATCAACAACGCCGCACAGACCGCGGAGCTCGCCCGGTCGGTCGACTCCACCGACGGCGTCTACATGGTCCCCGCGTTCACGGGACTCGGCGCCCCCCACTGGGACGGCCGGGCCCGGGGCACCATCGTCGGGATGACCCGCGGGACACGAAAGGAGCACATCGTCCGGGCGACCCTGGAGGCGATCGCCTACCAGACGCGCGACGTGGCCGAGGCGATGGAGGCCGACTCCGGCGTCGAGACCACCTCGCTGCGCGTCGACGGCGGCGCCGTCAAGAACGACTTCCTGTGTCAGCTCCAGTCGGACATCATCCAGACGGAGATCGCCCGCCCCGAGGTCGACGAGACCACCGCGCTGGGGTCGGCGTACGCCGCCGGACTCGCGGTCGGCTACTGGGACTCGGTCGACGATCTGCGGCAGAACTGGCAGGTCGACCGGGAGTTCACCCCCGAGATGGACGACGCCGACGCCGACGCGATGTACGACCGGTGGGGGGACGCCGTCGAACGGTCGCTGAACTGGGCCACGGAGGACTGA
- the surE gene encoding 5'/3'-nucleotidase SurE: protein MSASDAPTFLLTNDDGIESPGFRALHDALSAVGEVVAVAPADDQSAVGRKLSRRVAVREHELGYAIEGTPADCAVAGLESLCPDADMVVAGCNKGANIGAYVLGRSGTVSAAVEAAFFGVPAMAVSLYVPGGSGDEWRRKASDVEDYEEAAAVTRYLAEVAPDAGVFDEADYLNVNAPWTPEGRATGMEVTRPSTLYDMTAERDGDHVDLVDRTWDRMQSGDIPDPVGTDRRAVVEGRISVSPLTAPHTTRHHGALDGIADSYDPATTPPATED, encoded by the coding sequence ATGAGCGCCAGCGACGCCCCGACGTTCCTCCTGACGAACGACGACGGCATCGAGAGCCCCGGGTTCCGCGCCCTCCATGACGCCCTCTCGGCGGTCGGCGAGGTCGTCGCGGTCGCGCCCGCGGACGACCAGTCGGCCGTCGGGCGGAAGCTCTCCAGGCGCGTCGCGGTCCGCGAACACGAGCTCGGCTACGCCATCGAGGGCACCCCGGCCGACTGCGCCGTCGCCGGGCTGGAGTCGCTGTGTCCCGACGCCGACATGGTCGTCGCCGGCTGCAACAAGGGCGCCAACATCGGCGCGTACGTGCTCGGGCGCTCGGGCACCGTCTCGGCGGCCGTCGAGGCGGCGTTCTTCGGCGTGCCCGCGATGGCCGTCTCGCTGTACGTCCCCGGCGGCAGCGGCGACGAGTGGCGACGGAAGGCATCCGACGTCGAGGACTACGAGGAGGCGGCGGCCGTCACGCGCTATCTCGCCGAGGTCGCCCCGGACGCCGGCGTCTTCGACGAGGCGGACTACCTGAACGTGAACGCGCCGTGGACCCCCGAGGGCCGCGCGACCGGGATGGAGGTCACGCGGCCGTCGACGCTGTACGACATGACCGCCGAGCGCGACGGCGACCACGTGGACCTGGTCGACCGTACCTGGGACCGCATGCAGTCGGGCGACATCCCCGATCCCGTCGGCACCGACCGGCGCGCGGTCGTCGAGGGCCGGATCTCCGTGTCGCCGCTGACGGCGCCACACACGACCAGGCACCACGGGGCGCTCGACGGGATCGCCGATAGCTACGACCCCGCGACGACCCCGCCGGCGACCGAGGACTGA
- a CDS encoding ribbon-helix-helix domain-containing protein, protein MPKVEITVPEHLEMQIAQMVEQGEFVTREEAIEELISTGMKAYKTSGPQDNETDPEFEDDGMMGHEDEYVF, encoded by the coding sequence ATGCCGAAAGTCGAGATAACGGTCCCGGAGCACCTCGAGATGCAGATCGCCCAGATGGTCGAGCAGGGTGAGTTCGTCACGCGGGAGGAGGCGATCGAGGAGCTGATCTCAACCGGGATGAAGGCGTACAAGACGAGCGGTCCGCAGGACAACGAGACGGATCCCGAGTTCGAGGACGACGGGATGATGGGACACGAAGACGAGTACGTCTTCTGA
- a CDS encoding PRC-barrel domain-containing protein has translation MPSDTTPVTDLASKEVFTADGARVGRVIDVLVDLEADAPVALALSDVDEGTVGGLPSGAAGVRVPFRLVRGVGDVIVLTSAAHEAALPLPGGRGGGSGFGADDGDGSPDWDAPTDGGDASTGDDPIV, from the coding sequence ATGCCATCCGACACCACGCCCGTGACGGACCTCGCGAGCAAGGAGGTGTTCACGGCGGACGGCGCGCGCGTCGGCCGAGTGATCGACGTGCTCGTCGACCTGGAGGCGGACGCCCCCGTCGCGCTCGCGCTGTCGGACGTCGACGAGGGAACCGTGGGCGGCCTGCCGAGCGGCGCCGCGGGCGTGCGCGTCCCGTTCCGGCTCGTCCGGGGCGTCGGCGACGTGATCGTCCTCACCAGCGCCGCCCACGAGGCCGCCCTCCCGCTGCCCGGCGGCCGCGGCGGCGGATCCGGGTTCGGCGCCGACGACGGGGACGGATCGCCCGACTGGGACGCACCGACCGATGGCGGGGACGCGTCGACGGGCGACGACCCGATCGTCTGA
- a CDS encoding DUF4112 domain-containing protein, with protein sequence MAPEAADGDAGAALADRPAESLASSPADVRRLRRARRVAHLLDDAIRLPVVGYRVGVDALAGVIPVVGDLLATLLALLVVWDAFRLGARKRLLVRMLLYVGIDLLVGSVPIVGDALDAVVKLNRRNVRLLERDLARRD encoded by the coding sequence ATGGCTCCCGAGGCAGCCGACGGGGACGCGGGCGCCGCGCTCGCGGATCGCCCCGCGGAGTCGCTGGCGTCGTCCCCCGCCGACGTTCGCCGACTCCGGCGCGCCAGACGCGTGGCGCATCTCCTCGACGACGCGATCCGACTGCCCGTCGTCGGCTACCGCGTCGGCGTCGACGCGCTCGCGGGCGTGATCCCCGTCGTCGGCGACCTCCTGGCGACGCTGCTCGCGCTGCTTGTCGTCTGGGACGCGTTCCGGCTCGGCGCCCGCAAGCGACTCCTCGTGCGGATGCTGCTGTACGTCGGGATCGACCTGCTCGTCGGCTCCGTCCCGATCGTCGGCGACGCGCTCGATGCGGTCGTGAAGCTCAACCGCCGCAACGTCCGGCTGCTCGAACGCGACCTGGCGCGGCGCGACTGA